Proteins encoded by one window of Mycolicibacterium cosmeticum:
- the iolB gene encoding 5-deoxy-glucuronate isomerase: MNSELYVPANSAAAPFTVAITPEDAGWAESSLHVVDLGTGGTVALNTGGTEVMILPLSGGGSVETGGETFELSPRGSVFDGPADMVYVGIEQAYTITGSGRIAICGARAGRSFPNRRVAAADVAVELRGAGNCSRQVHNFGTATAFEADSLIACEVITPGGNWSSYPAHKHDENSDVETQLEEIYYFEIDDSPAGTPGFGYHRVYGTPERPIEVLEEVRTGDVVLVPHGYHGPSIAAPGHHMYYLNVMAGSGPDRAWLICDDPNHTWLRGSWEHQAVDPRLPFTTASRGA, encoded by the coding sequence ATGAACTCCGAACTGTATGTCCCCGCCAACAGCGCGGCGGCGCCGTTCACCGTCGCGATCACGCCCGAGGACGCCGGCTGGGCCGAGTCGTCCTTGCATGTGGTCGATCTCGGCACCGGCGGCACGGTCGCCCTGAACACCGGTGGCACCGAGGTGATGATCCTGCCGTTGTCCGGTGGCGGCTCGGTCGAGACCGGCGGCGAGACCTTCGAGTTGTCGCCACGCGGTTCGGTGTTCGACGGCCCGGCCGACATGGTCTACGTGGGCATCGAACAGGCGTACACGATCACCGGTTCCGGCCGGATCGCGATCTGCGGGGCACGCGCCGGCCGGTCGTTCCCGAACCGCCGGGTGGCGGCCGCCGACGTCGCGGTCGAGCTGCGGGGCGCGGGCAACTGCAGCAGGCAGGTGCACAACTTCGGCACCGCCACCGCCTTCGAGGCCGATTCGCTGATCGCCTGCGAGGTGATCACCCCGGGTGGCAACTGGTCCAGCTATCCCGCGCACAAACACGACGAGAACTCCGACGTCGAGACCCAGCTGGAGGAGATCTATTACTTCGAGATCGACGACAGCCCGGCCGGTACACCGGGATTCGGCTACCACCGGGTGTACGGCACACCGGAACGCCCCATCGAGGTGCTGGAGGAAGTGCGCACCGGTGATGTGGTGCTGGTTCCGCACGGGTACCACGGACCGTCGATCGCCGCGCCGGGCCACCATATGTACTACCTGAACGTGATGGCCGGATCAGGTCCCGACCGGGCCTGGCTGATCTGCGACGACCCCAATCACACCTGGCTGCGTGGCAGCTGGGAACACCAGGCGGTCGACCCGCGGCTGCCGTTCACCACCGCCTCACGAGGAGCCTGA
- the iolD gene encoding 3D-(3,5/4)-trihydroxycyclohexane-1,2-dione acylhydrolase (decyclizing) → MVSTAPKSTAKFADTEPTVRLTVAQATVRFLANQYVERDGERTKFFAGCFGIFGHGNVAGLGQALLQDEVESLEAGREPGLKYVLGRNEQAMVHSAVAYARQKDRLQAWAVTASVGPGSTNMLTGAALATINRLPVLLLPADTFATRVSAPVLQELELPSSGDVTVNDAFKPLSRYFDRAWRPEQLPAALLGAMRVLTDPVETGAATIAIPQDVQAEAHDWPESLFAERTWHVARPLPERSVLARAAEIIRSAEKPLIVAGGGVIYSGASDALAAFCAQTGIPVGESQAGKGALLHEHEQSVGAIGSTGTTAANALASEADVVIGIGTRYSDFTSASRTAFNNPDVRFVNINVASLDSVKQGGLSVVSDAREAIEGLAQALDGYSVGAEYRARIAELVAEWDDTVSAAYATEDGVALNQNQVIGLVNTLSDPHDIVVCAAGSMPGDLHKLWRMRDRKGYHVEYGFSCMGYEIAGGIGVRMAAPERDVFVMVGDGSYLMMATEIVTAVQEGVKVIPVLVQNHGFASIGGLSESVGSQRFGTAYRYRGEGGRLDGATLPVDLAANAASLGADVIKAGTAAEFADAVKVAKAADRITVIYVETDPRVYAPDSHSWWDVPVSQESTLESTQQAYQRYAEWKRVQRPLIKPTNG, encoded by the coding sequence ATGGTTTCCACCGCACCGAAATCCACCGCGAAGTTCGCCGATACCGAGCCGACGGTCCGACTCACGGTGGCACAGGCCACCGTTCGATTCCTGGCCAACCAGTACGTGGAACGCGACGGTGAGCGGACCAAGTTCTTCGCCGGGTGCTTCGGCATCTTCGGGCACGGCAACGTGGCGGGCTTGGGCCAGGCGCTGCTGCAGGACGAGGTCGAGTCGTTGGAAGCCGGGCGGGAACCCGGCCTGAAGTACGTGCTGGGCCGCAACGAGCAGGCCATGGTGCACAGCGCCGTGGCGTATGCCCGGCAGAAGGACCGGCTGCAGGCCTGGGCGGTCACCGCCAGCGTGGGCCCCGGCTCGACGAACATGCTCACCGGCGCCGCCCTGGCCACCATCAACCGGCTGCCTGTGCTGCTGCTGCCCGCCGACACGTTCGCCACCCGGGTCAGCGCCCCCGTGCTGCAAGAACTGGAGCTCCCGTCCTCGGGCGATGTGACCGTCAACGACGCCTTCAAGCCGCTGTCGCGGTATTTCGACCGGGCGTGGCGGCCCGAGCAGCTGCCCGCGGCCCTGCTCGGCGCGATGCGGGTGCTGACCGACCCGGTGGAAACCGGGGCGGCCACCATCGCGATCCCGCAGGACGTGCAGGCCGAGGCGCACGACTGGCCGGAATCGCTGTTCGCCGAACGTACCTGGCATGTTGCCCGCCCGCTGCCAGAGCGCTCGGTACTGGCCCGCGCGGCCGAGATCATCCGGTCAGCCGAGAAACCGTTGATCGTCGCCGGCGGTGGGGTCATCTACTCGGGCGCCTCCGATGCGCTGGCCGCGTTCTGTGCGCAGACCGGTATCCCGGTCGGCGAGAGCCAGGCCGGTAAGGGTGCGCTGCTGCACGAGCATGAACAGAGCGTCGGCGCCATCGGCTCGACCGGCACCACGGCCGCCAACGCGCTGGCGTCCGAAGCCGACGTGGTGATCGGCATCGGGACCCGCTACAGCGATTTCACCTCGGCATCGCGCACCGCGTTCAACAACCCCGATGTCCGGTTCGTCAACATCAATGTGGCATCACTGGATTCGGTGAAGCAGGGCGGTCTGAGCGTGGTGTCGGATGCGCGGGAGGCCATCGAAGGACTGGCCCAGGCACTCGACGGCTACTCGGTCGGTGCCGAGTACCGGGCGCGCATTGCCGAGCTGGTCGCCGAATGGGACGACACGGTGTCTGCCGCGTACGCCACCGAAGACGGTGTCGCACTGAACCAGAACCAGGTGATCGGCCTGGTGAACACGCTGTCCGACCCGCACGACATCGTGGTGTGTGCGGCCGGGTCGATGCCGGGTGACCTGCACAAGCTCTGGCGGATGCGCGATCGCAAGGGGTACCACGTCGAGTACGGGTTCTCCTGCATGGGCTATGAGATCGCCGGTGGTATCGGGGTGCGGATGGCCGCGCCCGAACGCGACGTGTTCGTCATGGTGGGCGACGGGTCCTACCTGATGATGGCCACCGAGATCGTCACCGCCGTGCAGGAAGGCGTGAAGGTCATCCCGGTGCTGGTGCAGAATCACGGATTCGCCTCCATCGGCGGGCTTTCCGAGTCGGTCGGCTCGCAGCGCTTCGGCACCGCATACCGGTACCGCGGCGAGGGTGGCCGCCTCGACGGCGCCACACTGCCCGTCGACCTGGCCGCCAACGCGGCCAGCCTGGGCGCCGACGTGATCAAGGCCGGCACCGCAGCGGAATTCGCGGACGCGGTCAAGGTGGCCAAGGCCGCCGACCGCATCACCGTGATCTACGTCGAGACCGATCCACGGGTCTACGCACCGGACAGCCATTCCTGGTGGGACGTCCCGGTCAGCCAGGAGTCGACGCTGGAGTCGACACAACAGGCATATCAGCGCTACGCCGAGTGGAAGCGCGTGCAGCGCCCGCTCATCAAGCCGACCAACGGCTGA
- a CDS encoding CoA-acylating methylmalonate-semialdehyde dehydrogenase, giving the protein MSNTIFHWVDNGIFEGTSGATAPVTNPATGQVTGQVALASVEDARAVIDDAAAAFPEWRDTSLAKRTQVLFNFRELLNARKGELAEIITSEHGKVVSDALGEVSRGLEVVEFACGIPHLLKGGFTENASTKVDVYSIRQPLGPVAIISPFNFPAMVPMWFFPIAIATGNTVVLKPSEKDPSASLWLAQLWAEAGLPDGVFNVLQGDKTAVDELLTNPKIKSVSFVGSTPIAQYVYATGTAAGKRVQALGGAKNHAVILPDADLDLAADAMVNAGFGSAGERCMAISAAVAVGPIADDLVAKIAERTTGLKIGDGTKDSDMGPLVTKAHRDKVASYIDAGENDGAKVVVDGRTVQADGGAEGFWLGPTLLDNVTPDMSVYTDEIFGPVLSVLRVETYDQALELINTNPYGNGTAIFTNDGGAARRFQNEVEVGMVGINVPIPVPMAYYSFGGWKASLFGDSHAHGTEGVNFFTRAKAITSRWLDPSHGGINLGFPQNG; this is encoded by the coding sequence ATGTCCAACACCATTTTTCACTGGGTCGACAACGGAATCTTCGAGGGCACCTCGGGTGCGACGGCGCCGGTGACGAATCCGGCGACCGGTCAGGTCACCGGGCAGGTGGCCCTGGCCAGCGTCGAAGACGCCCGCGCCGTCATCGACGACGCCGCCGCCGCCTTCCCCGAGTGGCGGGACACCTCGCTGGCCAAACGCACCCAGGTGCTCTTCAATTTCAGGGAGCTGCTCAACGCCCGCAAGGGCGAACTGGCCGAGATCATCACCAGCGAACACGGCAAGGTCGTCTCCGACGCCCTCGGCGAAGTGTCCCGCGGCCTGGAGGTCGTCGAATTCGCCTGCGGCATCCCCCACCTGCTCAAAGGCGGATTCACCGAAAACGCCTCCACCAAGGTCGACGTCTACTCCATCCGCCAGCCCCTGGGCCCGGTCGCGATCATCTCGCCGTTCAACTTCCCCGCCATGGTCCCGATGTGGTTCTTCCCCATCGCGATTGCCACCGGCAACACCGTCGTACTCAAACCCTCGGAAAAAGACCCGTCGGCTTCGCTGTGGCTGGCCCAACTGTGGGCCGAGGCCGGACTGCCCGACGGCGTGTTCAACGTCCTCCAAGGCGACAAGACCGCCGTCGACGAACTGCTCACCAACCCCAAGATCAAGTCCGTGTCCTTCGTCGGGTCCACCCCGATCGCCCAGTACGTGTACGCCACCGGTACCGCCGCGGGCAAGCGCGTCCAGGCCCTGGGCGGGGCCAAGAACCACGCGGTCATCCTGCCCGACGCCGACCTGGACCTGGCCGCCGACGCCATGGTCAACGCCGGATTCGGCTCCGCCGGGGAACGCTGCATGGCCATCTCGGCCGCCGTGGCCGTCGGCCCCATCGCCGACGACCTGGTCGCCAAGATCGCCGAGCGCACCACCGGGTTGAAGATCGGGGACGGCACCAAAGACTCCGACATGGGCCCCCTGGTCACCAAAGCCCACCGCGACAAGGTCGCCTCCTACATCGACGCCGGCGAAAACGACGGCGCCAAAGTCGTCGTCGACGGCCGCACCGTCCAAGCCGACGGTGGTGCTGAAGGTTTCTGGCTGGGCCCCACCCTGCTGGACAACGTCACCCCCGACATGAGCGTCTACACCGACGAAATCTTCGGCCCCGTCCTCTCGGTGCTGCGGGTCGAGACCTACGACCAAGCCCTGGAACTGATCAACACCAACCCCTACGGCAACGGCACCGCCATCTTCACCAACGACGGCGGCGCGGCCCGACGCTTCCAAAACGAAGTCGAGGTCGGCATGGTCGGCATCAACGTCCCCATCCCCGTCCCCATGGCCTACTACAGCTTCGGCGGCTGGAAAGCCTCCCTGTTCGGTGACAGCCACGCCCACGGCACCGAAGGCGTCAACTTCTTCACCCGCGCCAAAGCCATCACCAGCCGCTGGCTCGACCCCTCCCACGGCGGCATCAACCTCGGCTTCCCGCAGAACGGCTGA
- a CDS encoding sugar phosphate isomerase/epimerase family protein → MTDPRLVATAWTSAGDTSPMRMPATSLVPIAERVAAIADSGYVGLGLITDDLLAVRDSLGFAGLRDLIYSAGLTHIEIELLERWWLPRTALGNSYDVRALLFEAADVLQPAFIRIGSELGPRTGRPEALAAPLRELGDQAAEHGTRIAMETMPFSIVSTVPLGAEIVAAAGHPAVGLLVDAWHVFRAGTSLDQLRAALTPEMIFGVELDDASAVWSGSLFEDTVNNRLLCGEGSFDLHGLVALLRDLGFDGPWGVEILSESFRALPVREALKLAADSAYSVL, encoded by the coding sequence ATGACCGATCCCCGGTTGGTCGCGACGGCGTGGACCAGCGCCGGTGACACCTCGCCGATGCGGATGCCCGCGACGAGCCTGGTACCGATCGCCGAACGGGTTGCCGCCATTGCCGATTCCGGCTATGTGGGGCTCGGCCTGATCACCGATGATCTGCTCGCGGTTCGTGATTCACTGGGCTTCGCCGGTCTGCGTGATCTGATCTACTCGGCCGGGCTGACGCACATCGAGATCGAACTGCTGGAACGGTGGTGGTTGCCGCGCACCGCGTTGGGCAACTCCTACGATGTGCGTGCGCTGCTGTTCGAGGCCGCGGATGTGCTGCAGCCGGCGTTCATCAGGATCGGTTCGGAGCTGGGTCCGCGCACCGGCCGCCCGGAGGCTCTGGCGGCACCGCTACGAGAGCTCGGTGACCAGGCGGCCGAACACGGCACCCGTATCGCGATGGAGACGATGCCGTTCTCCATCGTCTCGACGGTCCCGCTGGGGGCGGAGATCGTCGCGGCAGCGGGCCATCCCGCCGTCGGGCTGTTGGTCGATGCGTGGCATGTGTTCCGGGCCGGCACCTCGCTGGATCAGCTACGGGCGGCGTTGACGCCCGAGATGATCTTCGGGGTGGAGCTGGACGATGCTTCCGCCGTGTGGTCGGGATCGCTGTTCGAGGACACCGTCAACAACCGATTGCTGTGCGGTGAAGGGAGTTTCGACCTGCACGGCCTGGTGGCATTGTTGCGCGATCTCGGGTTCGACGGACCGTGGGGGGTGGAGATCCTGTCCGAGTCGTTCCGCGCCCTCCCGGTTCGGGAGGCGCTCAAGCTCGCCGCGGACTCGGCGTACTCGGTGCTCTGA
- a CDS encoding sulfite exporter TauE/SafE family protein: protein MTIALALALGAVIGALLGLLGGGGSILAVPALVYVLGLDVQQAIPMSLIVVGTASAVGVLPRVRAGQVQWRLATVFALAGIPATFIGTAIGRHLPQSVLMIGFATVMVVAGIRMLQENAGTGTACRVGDGGINWRRCAPRSIPAGFLVGLLTGLFGVGGGFLIIPALVLMLGVEMSIAVGTSLLIIVANSAAGVLSHLSGADIDWAIAAAFVGTAIAGSLIAGQFGARLDTRRLQRWFAYLVFAVAVYVLVDTLFVR from the coding sequence ATGACCATCGCCCTCGCCCTCGCCCTCGGTGCCGTCATCGGTGCGCTGTTGGGCCTGCTCGGCGGCGGAGGCTCCATCCTTGCCGTGCCGGCTTTGGTGTACGTGTTGGGACTCGATGTCCAACAGGCGATCCCGATGTCGCTGATCGTGGTCGGCACGGCCTCGGCGGTCGGGGTGTTGCCGAGGGTTCGGGCCGGCCAGGTGCAATGGCGGCTGGCCACGGTGTTCGCGCTCGCGGGCATTCCCGCCACCTTCATCGGCACCGCGATCGGCAGGCACTTGCCTCAGTCGGTGCTGATGATCGGTTTCGCCACGGTGATGGTCGTGGCCGGCATTCGCATGCTGCAGGAGAATGCCGGAACCGGCACGGCATGCCGAGTGGGCGACGGGGGCATCAACTGGCGCCGCTGCGCGCCCCGCTCGATACCGGCAGGATTCCTGGTCGGACTTCTCACCGGACTCTTCGGCGTCGGTGGGGGATTCCTGATCATCCCCGCGCTGGTGTTGATGCTCGGGGTGGAGATGTCCATCGCCGTCGGCACCTCGCTGTTGATCATCGTGGCCAATTCCGCGGCGGGCGTCCTGTCGCATCTGAGCGGCGCCGATATCGACTGGGCGATCGCGGCAGCGTTCGTCGGCACCGCGATCGCCGGGTCGTTGATCGCCGGACAGTTCGGAGCCCGACTCGACACCCGGCGCCTCCAGCGTTGGTTCGCCTACCTGGTATTCGCGGTCGCGGTGTACGTGCTGGTCGATACGCTGTTCGTGCGCTGA
- a CDS encoding NAD(P)/FAD-dependent oxidoreductase: MTISAKHQVVIVGGGTAGITVAARLLRKGFADVAVIEPSDKHYYQPLWTLVGGGQAKASTTERAESSVMPKAATWIKKAAGAIDPDANTVTCVDGATYEYEVLVVCPGIQLDWNRTDGLEETLGCNGVSSNYRFDLAPRTWDLIRGLRSGTAVFTVPSGAIKCAGAPQKIAYLAADHWRSEGVLKDIDIHLVMPGARPFGIPAIADSLDKVIADYGITLHTNSEVTSVDGAAQKVGISSVGPGGTDTMLPYDIVHAVPRQSAPDWVKHSPLSTGDAMGYVEIDKHTMQHVRYPNVFSLGDAGSSPNSKTGAAIRKQAPVVVDNIDAYLNGRPLLASYDGYSSCPIVTSSHSMLLAEFDYDLNLEPTFPLLNPTTPHRAYWYLKKYGLPFMYWNLMLRGVA, translated from the coding sequence ATGACCATCTCAGCCAAACATCAGGTCGTGATTGTCGGCGGCGGAACCGCAGGCATCACCGTCGCGGCGCGGTTGCTGCGCAAGGGTTTCGCCGATGTAGCGGTCATCGAGCCGTCGGACAAGCACTACTACCAACCGCTGTGGACACTCGTCGGCGGTGGTCAGGCAAAGGCCTCGACGACCGAACGCGCCGAATCGTCGGTCATGCCCAAGGCTGCCACCTGGATCAAAAAGGCCGCAGGCGCCATCGATCCCGACGCCAACACGGTGACCTGCGTGGACGGCGCCACCTATGAATACGAGGTGCTGGTCGTCTGCCCTGGTATCCAACTCGATTGGAACCGCACCGACGGCTTGGAGGAAACCCTTGGATGCAACGGGGTCTCGTCGAACTACCGGTTCGATCTCGCGCCCCGCACCTGGGACCTGATCCGCGGCCTCCGCTCCGGAACCGCCGTGTTCACCGTGCCTTCGGGCGCCATCAAATGTGCCGGCGCTCCGCAGAAGATCGCGTACTTGGCGGCCGACCACTGGCGCTCGGAAGGTGTTCTCAAGGACATCGACATCCATCTGGTCATGCCCGGTGCCCGGCCGTTCGGGATCCCGGCGATCGCGGACAGCCTCGACAAGGTGATCGCCGACTATGGAATCACCTTGCACACCAACTCGGAAGTAACCTCGGTCGACGGCGCGGCGCAAAAGGTCGGCATCAGCAGCGTGGGGCCGGGCGGCACCGACACCATGCTGCCGTACGACATCGTGCACGCTGTGCCGCGGCAATCCGCACCCGACTGGGTGAAGCACAGTCCGCTGTCCACCGGCGACGCCATGGGTTACGTCGAGATCGACAAACACACCATGCAGCATGTGCGGTATCCGAACGTGTTCAGCCTGGGCGACGCCGGTTCGTCGCCGAATTCCAAGACCGGCGCTGCCATCCGGAAGCAGGCGCCGGTGGTGGTCGACAATATCGACGCGTATCTGAACGGACGGCCGCTGCTGGCCTCCTACGACGGCTACTCCTCGTGCCCGATCGTCACCTCGTCGCACTCGATGCTGCTCGCCGAGTTCGACTACGACCTCAACCTGGAACCCACCTTCCCGCTGCTCAACCCCACCACGCCGCACCGCGCGTACTGGTACCTCAAGAAGTACGGGCTGCCGTTCATGTACTGGAACCTGATGTTGCGGGGCGTGGCCTAG
- a CDS encoding MBL fold metallo-hydrolase, producing MILQQYYLDCLSHASYLIGDETTGRAVVVDPQRDVAEYVADAREQGLTIEMVIETHFHADFLSGHLELAKATGAKIVYSSVAETEFESIGVRDGERHSLGDVTLEFRHTPGHTPESMSVVVYEHADDQVPYGVMTGDTLFIGDVGRPDLLASIGFTREELADKLYDSLHNKLMTLPDSTRVYPAHGAGSACGKNLSTDLWSTIGDQKATNYALRAPDKATFMKLVTEGQPPAPGYFVYDAILNRKDRELLDETKMPAAMTYEQARQAIDRGAVLVDGRTPEEFAQGHLRQAINIGLEGRYAEFAGSVLRSDVDIVLFTEPGQELEGKNRLGRIGFDRVVGYLADPYRTMFTHQDDVVVASRLTAKAFNERAARIKDLQIVDVRNPGEVEGGAIPNAIPIPVGQLPARLGELDPAKPTVVYCAGGYRSSVAASLLRHNGFTDVSDILGGYGAWEETVQNA from the coding sequence ATGATCCTCCAGCAGTACTACCTGGATTGCCTGTCCCACGCGTCATACCTGATCGGCGACGAAACCACCGGTCGCGCGGTCGTCGTCGACCCGCAGCGCGATGTGGCCGAATATGTGGCCGATGCCAGAGAACAGGGACTGACCATCGAGATGGTCATCGAGACCCACTTCCACGCCGACTTCCTGTCCGGCCACCTCGAGCTCGCCAAGGCCACCGGCGCGAAGATCGTCTACTCCTCGGTCGCCGAGACCGAATTCGAGTCCATCGGCGTCCGCGACGGTGAACGTCACTCACTCGGTGACGTCACGCTGGAGTTCCGGCACACCCCCGGACACACGCCCGAGTCGATGAGCGTGGTCGTCTACGAGCACGCCGATGATCAGGTGCCCTACGGGGTGATGACCGGCGACACGTTGTTCATCGGTGACGTGGGCCGCCCCGACCTGCTGGCCTCGATCGGCTTCACCCGCGAGGAATTGGCGGACAAGCTCTACGACTCGCTGCACAACAAGTTGATGACCTTGCCCGATTCGACGCGGGTGTACCCGGCGCACGGTGCGGGTTCGGCCTGCGGCAAAAATCTGTCGACGGACCTGTGGTCGACGATCGGCGATCAGAAAGCCACCAACTACGCGCTGCGGGCCCCCGATAAGGCGACCTTCATGAAGCTCGTCACCGAAGGACAGCCGCCAGCGCCCGGATACTTCGTCTACGACGCCATCCTCAATCGCAAGGACCGGGAACTGCTGGACGAGACCAAGATGCCCGCCGCGATGACCTATGAGCAAGCCCGTCAAGCGATCGATCGAGGAGCCGTCCTGGTCGACGGGCGCACGCCTGAGGAATTCGCGCAGGGCCACCTGCGCCAGGCGATCAATATCGGGCTCGAAGGCCGCTACGCCGAGTTCGCCGGTTCGGTACTGCGATCCGATGTCGACATCGTTCTGTTCACCGAACCCGGCCAGGAACTTGAGGGCAAGAACCGGTTGGGCCGGATCGGCTTCGACCGGGTCGTCGGTTACCTGGCCGACCCGTACCGGACGATGTTCACCCATCAGGACGATGTGGTCGTCGCGTCGCGTCTGACGGCAAAGGCATTCAACGAGCGCGCGGCCCGTATCAAGGATCTGCAGATCGTCGACGTCCGCAATCCGGGCGAGGTCGAGGGCGGGGCCATTCCGAACGCGATCCCGATTCCGGTGGGCCAGTTGCCCGCGCGGCTGGGCGAGTTGGATCCCGCCAAGCCGACGGTCGTGTACTGCGCGGGTGGCTACCGGTCGTCGGTCGCCGCCAGCCTGTTGCGGCACAACGGATTCACCGATGTGAGTGACATCCTGGGCGGGTACGGCGCCTGGGAAGAAACCGTCCAGAACGCTTGA
- a CDS encoding MmpS family transport accessory protein, giving the protein MKMPPLFGCLQRFWVLAVVVLTLLAAAAVVSRLRTFFDSDLPFVAGSERVDAIVPFNTKRVTYEVIGPPATSGQVSFLDANGKTREATFTALPWSVDVVTTAPGILANVVAQSDSTSLGCRILVNDKVVAERHATGRDAQAFCLDKAA; this is encoded by the coding sequence ATGAAGATGCCGCCGTTGTTCGGCTGCTTACAACGGTTTTGGGTGCTCGCGGTGGTCGTGCTGACCCTCCTGGCCGCCGCGGCTGTGGTGAGCCGGCTGCGCACGTTCTTCGACTCGGATCTGCCATTCGTCGCCGGCTCCGAGCGTGTCGACGCCATCGTGCCGTTCAACACCAAGCGCGTCACCTATGAGGTCATCGGCCCTCCGGCGACGAGCGGCCAGGTGAGCTTCCTCGACGCCAACGGAAAGACCAGGGAAGCGACCTTCACCGCACTGCCCTGGTCGGTCGACGTCGTCACCACAGCTCCCGGGATCTTGGCGAACGTGGTCGCCCAGAGCGACAGCACCTCGCTGGGCTGCCGCATCCTTGTCAATGACAAGGTGGTCGCCGAGCGCCATGCCACCGGCCGCGATGCCCAGGCGTTCTGTCTGGACAAGGCCGCATGA